Part of the Syntrophorhabdaceae bacterium genome, GATAGGGCGAAGGTCAATCCGATTATTGCACAAGACCCGCAGCGGAGAAGGTGGATAAAAATAAAAGCCCCGGTGCGGGCAATGAAAGGAGTCCTTTATGAGCGGCGATGGATTGACCGTCGGTTTTTTTGGACCTGAAGATGCGGAAGGGGTGGCGAGGCTTTTTACGGAAGTCTATGGAGACGAATATCCGGCGAAGATAGTCTATCACCCCGACCAGCTTGTCGCCGCATTCGAAACACGGGAGCAGATACCGATCGTGGTCCGTACTTCCCGAAAGGTGGTCGTGGGGTATAGCTCTCTGTTCCGCGCTGCCCCGGACAAAGGGGTATACGAGAAGGGGAATGGGGCGGTCTCGCCGGCCTTCCGGAACGCGGGCATTATGAGGATGATCTTCCGCCACGTGAGAGAGACATTGCCCGGCATTCGCGATATCACGGTGCTTTTCGGGGAGCCGGTCTGCAATCACATCTATATCCAGAAAGCTGCCCTTGCCGAAATACCCTTCATAGAGACGGCCCTCGAGGTCGGCCTCATGCCTGCCGAGGCATATGAAAAGGAACAGAGCGCACCGGGGCGGGTATCGACGCTCCTCATGTTCATTACCGCGCGCCCGAAGCCGCACGTGGTCCATGTCCCTGAGATATATGAGGAGTACTTCCAATATATTTACCGCGGCCTCGATGACGGACGGTCATTCTCCCGGTCGGGAGAGGGGCTTCCCGCCTCGGAAACGACCCGGATCGAGACGGAGATATTTGCCTCCGCCCGGGTTGCCCGCCTGACTGTCCATGCCGCAGGATCGGAATTTGAACGGGCTTTTTCTGCCGAGGAGGAGCGTATTCCGGGCGGGCATGGGGAGGTAATCCAGGTGTGGCTGAAATTGTCATGGCCATGGATCGGAAGGGCGGTCGCTCTGTTGAAGGATACGGGCTACTCCTTTGGCGGCATATTGCCTCAATGGTTCGGTGAGGACGGGCTTCTCATGCAGAAAACCCTCACCCAGCCGGACTGGGAGGCGATTCACCTCTTTTCCGACCGGGCGAAGCAGATCCTGGAGTTTATCAGGACCGATTGGCAACAATAATTTTGCGATACGCCTTTTGGCGGAACGATCCGATCTCCCGGTCCTGCATCCGCGGGAAAAGGGTCAATAGATTCGGTTTTGTTGACGGGTTTCATGCTTCCTGATATAAGTTAGAACCGACCCGTAATCATTACTATGGAGACATCCTTGGAACGAGCGCACAGAGAGACTCGCCTTGCCACGCACCTCGACATGACCTACTTCTCTCTCACCATGTCTTTTATCGAGGAATCGGCCGCCGCATTCGGAATGGAGGCTCAGGATGCGGGGAGGCTGCGGCTCGCGAGCGAGGAGATATTTACGTACCTCGCAGAATATCGGAAAGGCGAGGCCCTTTCAGTGGAGACGGAGGACGGCTGTTACTATGTGGGAGTGAAATTCCTCCTCCATGCCGACCCGGACTCTCCGCCTCCTCATCTCCCGGAAAGGGGACCCGGGCCCCTCGAGCCCGGAGACGATCTTGCGTCCATGGGCCTCATTATCGCGTCCAGGTTCGTGGACCGTCTTCACATGCTCGAAGACGGCGGAGTGGGTCTCGTGAAAGAAAAAACCTATCCCGAGGCAGGTACGTTGGTCAGGACGCCGGTTCCCGCCCTGGCCCGGTTCCATGTGGCCGCGCCCGAAAACGAAGCCCTCAAGCATTTTGTCCGGCAGGTTGCCGCCTATTATGGGCCTCAATTTTTCCCCGTCGACTTTTGCTTTCCCGGTAAGGTAGTCGATATGGTTGCCCAGGGTCAGTACCGCGTCCTGGTGGCAACGGGCGGCGGGGCCGAGGTGGCGGGAGGGATAATGTGGCGCACGGAAGGCGCGCGCCTGATTGAGGCCTTCGGTCCCTATCTTTTCGATCAGCCCCCTCAATACGGCATGTCCGAGGCCCTGGTGGATGGGCTTCTCATGGAGATCGCAAAGACAGAGGCCTTTTGCGTGACCGACATATACCCGACTCCCGAGCTCCCTCACGGCTATTTCGAATTATTGGGGTCTATCGACCGCATAAAACCTGACGGACTGAGAGAGGCCCGCCTTTTTTATTACCGCCAGCTGAAGGAAGACCCCGGGCTTAGCGTCTGGGCCCATCCTGACCTCGTATCGTTCCTGGAACAGGAATATGAGCGCCTCTTTCTTGCCCGCCATATCCGCGTCACCACCGGCGGAGGTGAGGCACGGCCCGCCCATGCCTTTTTTTCTCTCCGCTTCGATCGTGTCCTGAGCTCGGCAATTCTCCGCCTCCTCTGGGACGGCGCCGACGCCCGGGAGGTCCTCGAAAATCATGTGAAATCATTGAGAGCCGAAGGGTTTTCGGACATTTTTTTTGAAATGGACCTCGCCCATACCCGGGAGGTCGATCTGACCCCTCTTCTGTTCCGGCAAGGGTTTGCGCCCCGTCTCGTCTTTCCTCACGGGGGTGGTGCGGATATGGTTGCCTTCCAGTACCAGGGGTAATAATAAAGGCCATGCCCCTTCCTGACCTCGCCTCTCTCGTCCCGGCCCACATAAGGAAATTCGAGCCCTACATCCCCAGCAATCCCGACCGCGTGCTCATGAACCTCTACGGGTGCGACCACCTGTGGCGGCTTAACAACAATGAGAACCCCTTCGGGCCTCCCCCTTCCGCCCGTGAGGTGATACGGCGGTTCGAGCCGGCGGAGGCGGGCCTTTACCCGAGCGGCGACTCATACTACCTGCGTCAAAAGCTCGCGGAAAAATACTCGCTCCACCCGGACCAGTTTCTGGTGGGCAACGGCGCAAACGAGGTAATCGCTTTTGTGATAAAAGCCTTTTGCCGGGAAGGGGACAATATCATTACCGCTGATAAGACCTTTGCCGTCTATGAATGGGTGGCCGCCTTTTCCGGGTTCCGGGCGCGGCTCACCCCGCTTAAGGACTTCGGCTTCGATGGGGAGGCCATGCTCGGCCAGGTGGACGAACGGACCAAGATACTCTTCGTCTGCAATCCCAATAATCCCACGGGAACTTATTGGAGCGAGGAGAAACTGCGCCGGTTTCTCACCCGCACGGAAGGGCGCCGGATTGTAGTGGTGGATGAGGCTTATTGCGAATTTGTAGAGGGCCCCGATTTTCCCGACTCCATGAGCCTCCTCAAAGAGTTCCCGAACCTGGTCGTCTTCAGGACTTTTTCGAAAATGTACGGCCTCGCGGGACTGCGCATAGGGTATCTGGCGGGAAGTCGGGAAGTGGTGGATATTATCAGGCGCACGCGCGTCGTCTATTCGGTGAACAGGCTGGCCCAGGATGCTGCCCTGGCCGCCATGGGCGATCACGGGCATATCGAGCGCACTCGCGAGCTGGTGCGGGTGGAAAAAGGGTATCTCACCGCGGAGCTGGCATCCATGGGTCTCACTACCCAGTCCGGGGAAGGGTGCTTCATCATGGTGAAGCTGCCCATGAGCGATACCCTTGCATACCGCAGGCTCATGAGTCGGGGTGTCATGATCCGCAGCATGACGGGGTTCAGGTTCCCCAACTGGATACGGGTAAGCATAGCCCAACATGAGGCCATGGAGGCATTTATCGGGGCCCTGCGCTACATCCTCGGGGAAAGACCGGGCCATGAAGGTCGATAGAATTCCTTTTGAGATCGGGAAAGCAACGCCCCGCGCGGACGGCAGCGCCAAGGTTTCGGGGAAAGAGAAATATGCCGCCGACTATTACGAGGGCGACTTCCTCTGGGCAGGCGTAAAACGGGCAGGCGTGCCCCACGCGACGATCAAGGGCATTCACACGGAGGCTGCGGAGGCCCTGCCCGGGGTCATTGCGGTGCTTACCTGGAAGGATATCCCCGGGGAGAACAGGTTAGGGATAATCCGAAGGAACCAGCCGGTTCTTGCCGAGACCGTGGTCCGCCACTCAGGCGAGGCAGTGGCCCTTATCCTCGCAGAGAGCCGGGGCGCCCTCAAAGGGGCAATCGATTCTATTCTCCTCGAGTATGCGCCCCTGCCCGGGGTCTTTTCCGCGCAGGAGGCCTTGAAAGAATCCTCTCCCCTCGTGCACGAGGACAACCCCGAAGGGAACGTGATAAAAGCCGTGTCAGTGGAGACCGGCGCATGCGCTTCTGCCATGGGCGAGTGCGACGTGGTGGTGGGGGGCGTGTACGAGACGCCCGTCCAGGAACATGCCTTTCTCGAGACCGAGGCAGGGTGGGCCTATCGCGCGGAGAACGGGGCCTGCGTGATCGTCGCCTCTACCCAGACGCCTTTCCGTGACTGTTTCGAGATAGCCCCGGTTCTGGGAATGGACCCGGGGAGCATCCGGGTCATCGCGCCCTATCTCGGCGGCGCCTTCGGCGGCAAGGACGGCATCACGGTCCAGTGCCTCCTCGCCCTTGCCCTGCTCCATGCAGGGGGCAGGCCTGTAAAGATTTGGTGGGACAGGGAGGAGAGTTTCCTTGCCGGGGTGAAGCGCATGAACGCAACGATGCATTACCGGCTGGGCGCGAAGCAGGACGGAACGTTCCACGCCCTCGAATGCAGGCTTTATTACGACGGAGGCGCCTATTCGCCCCTCGGCGGGGAGATCATGACCTTGGGGGCCGAGCATGCCGGCTCGGCATACCGTATCCCGAACGTGAGCGTAAAAGGGTGGGCCCTCTATACGAACAACCCCGTGGGCGGACCCTTCCGCGGGTTCGGCGTGCCCCAGGTGACGGCTGCCATGGAGCAGATGGTCGATATGGCAGCCCGAAAGCTCGGCATGGACCCCCTCTCGATCCGCCTTCAAAACGTGGTGCGGAAAGGGGACAGGAATTGTGTGGGAGTGATCCTCACCCACTCCACCGGGGCTGCGGAGTGTCTTGAAACAATCTTAGGCCACCCTCTCTGGAAGACCCGGGATGAGTGGAAAAAGGGGGCGGGCCTATTTAAAGTCCGGGGCGTAGGGCTCGCGTGTATGGCCCATGCCATGGGTTACCCGCCTATGGTGCCCGACGAGGCCCGGGCAAAGATCGAGCTTACCGCGGAGGGGAAGATCCGGGTCTATGCGGGTGTGGTTGACATGGGACAGGGGAATGCAAGCACCTATCAGCAGATTGCAGGCCATATTCTCGTCCAGGACGGCCCCGCAATGGAGCTGGTCCTGCCCGATACGGCGCGCACCCTGCCGTCCGGCTCCTCGTCGGCAAGCCGGACCACCTATACCTATGGCAATGCCCTCATCGAGGCAGCCACTGATCTCAAAAAAGCTATCCTGAAGGCCGCCTCCGCCCAAACCGGCGGAACCCGGCCGGAGGAGTTCGTCCTTGTGCCGGACCGGGTTCGCCATATCCCCACAGGGAACGAGATCTCTCTCGGGGAATTGGCCGGCTCCATGGACGGGCCGGCAAGGACGGCCACGGGATATTTCAGGATGCCCGTGACCCGGGAAAGGCTCGACGCCATTTACATGGGACCTCACCTCATCTTTTCCTACGGCGCCCACCTCGTCTATGCGGAGATCGACGAGCTCACCGGGCAGGTGGAGATCGCGCGCTACCTCGCAATCACGGACGCGGGCAAGGTGATGAGCCCCCGGGTGTACGAACAGCAGA contains:
- the hisC gene encoding histidinol-phosphate transaminase; the protein is MPLPDLASLVPAHIRKFEPYIPSNPDRVLMNLYGCDHLWRLNNNENPFGPPPSAREVIRRFEPAEAGLYPSGDSYYLRQKLAEKYSLHPDQFLVGNGANEVIAFVIKAFCREGDNIITADKTFAVYEWVAAFSGFRARLTPLKDFGFDGEAMLGQVDERTKILFVCNPNNPTGTYWSEEKLRRFLTRTEGRRIVVVDEAYCEFVEGPDFPDSMSLLKEFPNLVVFRTFSKMYGLAGLRIGYLAGSREVVDIIRRTRVVYSVNRLAQDAALAAMGDHGHIERTRELVRVEKGYLTAELASMGLTTQSGEGCFIMVKLPMSDTLAYRRLMSRGVMIRSMTGFRFPNWIRVSIAQHEAMEAFIGALRYILGERPGHEGR
- a CDS encoding xanthine dehydrogenase family protein molybdopterin-binding subunit, with amino-acid sequence MKVDRIPFEIGKATPRADGSAKVSGKEKYAADYYEGDFLWAGVKRAGVPHATIKGIHTEAAEALPGVIAVLTWKDIPGENRLGIIRRNQPVLAETVVRHSGEAVALILAESRGALKGAIDSILLEYAPLPGVFSAQEALKESSPLVHEDNPEGNVIKAVSVETGACASAMGECDVVVGGVYETPVQEHAFLETEAGWAYRAENGACVIVASTQTPFRDCFEIAPVLGMDPGSIRVIAPYLGGAFGGKDGITVQCLLALALLHAGGRPVKIWWDREESFLAGVKRMNATMHYRLGAKQDGTFHALECRLYYDGGAYSPLGGEIMTLGAEHAGSAYRIPNVSVKGWALYTNNPVGGPFRGFGVPQVTAAMEQMVDMAARKLGMDPLSIRLQNVVRKGDRNCVGVILTHSTGAAECLETILGHPLWKTRDEWKKGAGLFKVRGVGLACMAHAMGYPPMVPDEARAKIELTAEGKIRVYAGVVDMGQGNASTYQQIAGHILVQDGPAMELVLPDTARTLPSGSSSASRTTYTYGNALIEAATDLKKAILKAASAQTGGTRPEEFVLVPDRVRHIPTGNEISLGELAGSMDGPARTATGYFRMPVTRERLDAIYMGPHLIFSYGAHLVYAEIDELTGQVEIARYLAITDAGKVMSPRVYEQQIEGATAMGIGYALTEDFKVANGSIVTQDLATYIIPTSMDIPRIESIPVEIAEETGPFGMKGAGEIGMSGPMPAIGNAICDACGIRILRAPFIGEAVHEALLSGNAEEADL